From the Kitasatospora atroaurantiaca genome, the window TGACGGGTCACCGGGCCCGGCACCTTACCGAGTTCCAGCCGGGCGCCGATCCTGGCGTAGGTGCGGTGGATCAGTTCGAAGAGCAGGACGAGCAGGGGCAGGGCCAGGCAGATGCCCCAGGCCCCCTCGGTGAACTTGGTACCGGTGACGACGAGGGTCGCGATGCCGGTCAGCAGGGCGCCGAAGCCGTTCAGCAGGGCCCTGCCGCGCCAGCCGGGGCCGCGCTCCTCGGTCCAGTGCTTGACCATGCCGACCTGGCAGATGGTGAAGCCGACGAAGACGCCGATCGCGAAGAGCGGCACCAGGCTGTTGACATCGCCGCCGAAGCCGACCAGCAGGGCGGCCGAGACCGCGGCAAGGAAGAGCACACCGTGCCGGTGCACCTGGTGGTCGGCGCGCAGGGCGAAGACGTGCGGCAGATGGTTGTCGCGGGCGAGCAGGATCACGGACGACGCCCCGTGGCAGCGGCCTCGGACACCCGGTGCCGGTGGCACGCGGCTACGTGGGAGCAGCGGCCACCGGGCTGCGGCAATGACCGCGACAACAACCAGCGGCCGCGGATGCGGCGGGCGGTCGTGGTGGCGTGTCGAGCGGTTCATGCCGTTCATTCAAGTGCACCGGACCGGCCGGGCAAGACCGGTTCGCCCGCTCTGATGAATCCTTGATGCCCCGTCAGCTCCGGACGTTCCGTGTACGGTCCGGCGCGGCCAGCACCTGCACGCGGACCCTGCGCCGGGGCAGCGCGGCCGGCAGCGACGCGACCAGAGCGGCGGCGGCGAACAGGCCGAGGCGCGCGCACTCCGCTCCCGTCCCGCCCCACTCCACGGTCGCGTAGCGGTGCACCACGAAGCCGTTGAAGAACAGCCAGCCGGCCCCCGCGATCAGCGGCGCAGCCACCGGGCGGGAGACCGCGCCCAGGACGGCGCAGAGCACGGTGAAGCCGCCCAGTGCGAACCCGGTCGCCCGCAGCTCGCCGAGCACGGACAGCGCCGACGTCAGCGCGGCGAAGCCGACCAGCGCCAGCGCACCCGACATACTCACCGTCAGACGGTCCACCACCGGCCGGAACGCGCGTCGGCCGGGGCGGGCGTGGTAGAGCCTCATGACCGTCCCACTCCCTCTCAGCGGCTCGGTGCCGGCTCGGTCGGCAGATGCCAGGCGTTGCGGCGACGGAAGGTCTCCAGCTCGCGTTGGAGCGTAGGCCTCGGGACCGCGAGAACCGGGCAGGCGGCGTGCTTGACGCAGTACGCCGACACGGATGGCCGCAGGCCCCTGCGCAGCCACCCGCTGCCGGCCCCGACCACCAGCAGGTCGTCGGGACGGTCCGCGGTGTGCACCAGGGCGTGGCCCGAGTCGCCCCGGATCACCTGGGAGGACAGCCGCACGCCGAGGGGTGCCCCGCCGAACGCCTCGTCGAGGGCCTCGCCCAGCCGAGCCTCGGCGCGCTCCCACCAGAGCGCCGGCAGGGGCGGGCAGGGCGAGCGGAGGTAGCCGATCTCACCGCCCGGCGGGGTCCAGGCGAGCACGGCCAGAACCCCGGCGTCGGTGCGGCGGGCCTCGGCGGCGGCGCGGTGCAGGGCGGCGAGGCTGCCGAGCGACCCGCTGACACCGACGACGATCCGACGTCCCCGCCGCTCGTCGCGGCTGCCCTCGTCCATGTCCGTCACTTCCGTCCTTCCCGCTGTTCGGCTGTCTCCAGCCAATCGCCTCGGCGGCCGGGCGAGGCCGGTCCTTGACGGTTCCCTGACGGCCAGGACGGGCTTCCCGACGCATTCCTGACGGACGGCCGTCACAGGCCCGGGACGAACTGGACCAGCAGGTCGATGACCTTGATGCCGAGGAACGACAGCACCAGCCCGCCCAGGCCGGAGACCCGGAGGTTGCGTCCTGGCAGGTCGGAGGCGGAGGACGGCGTGCAGCGGACGCCCCGCAGGGCGAGCGGGATCAGCGCGACGGTGATCAGTGCGTTGAAGATGATCGCCGAGGTGATCGCGGAGATCGGGCTGTGCAGGGCCTTCTGACGTGGTGCCAGAGATCGTTGACGCAGTCTTGACAGCGCAGCACCGTGCACGCCGGACGCGTTCACGTGCCGTCAAGGACCTGTCAGAACCCGTGCCCGGACAGTCAACTGGACGTCAGGACCACTGTGCTCCAGGCCTGTTACCGCCTAGCGTCGGTCAAGTACCGCGCGGGTCGACGAGGACCTGTCGCCTGTCTCCTCAGCATCCGGAGCGCCAGTCGTGACCTGCACAGAACGCGCCCCCGTGGAGCCCCACGAACACCCGCCCACCCTGCAGCACCAGTGGTGACCGCCCACCGGGCTCCGGCCCGGCCGGACGAGGTCGACCTGCGGCTGCTCCGTGCCGTCCGCGCCGAGGTCGACCCACGGGCGCTCGGCCGCCCCCTGCAGGCCCTCGCGCGGGTCACTCAGGGGCCCGTACCGCTGGACTTCGAGCAGCTGGCAGCCCGGATCCCCGCCGTGCAGTCCGGCCTGGCCCTCGCCGGCGAGGCCGACCTGGAGCTGCAGCTGGCCTGCGTCGACCAGGACGAGCTCCAGGCCGTCGTCGCCGAACTGCGCCGGTCCGGAGCGGCCAGGGTACGGATCGAACTGGTCCTGCGCCGCCTCGTCCCCGCAGCCGCCCGTACTCCTGTTGTGCCCCTGGCGCGGAGCGCCGCCTCCTGACCCCCGCCGCTGACCGGCAGCGCGTCAAAGGGGCGTCAAGGATGCCGTGGGGCGCGTAGTACGTGCGTCAAGGACCGGTGCCGGACGGCCCCGACAGGGGTCGAATGGAGGTCGGAACCGACCGATCCGGCTACCGGTCGGCGAGCCTCGAGAGGAAGCGAACTGCCGTGATCGAGAACGCCCGGGTCATCGTCGGGGTCAACGGCTCCCTGAGCAGTCCGGCCGCCGTGTACCGGGCCGTGGAGGAGGCCGGCCGACGCAACGCGGTGCTCGTCCCGGTGATCGCCTGGTCCGGTACCGACCACGAACAGCTGCGGCCGCTCCCGGAGTTGGAGCACGCAGTACGCAAGCGCCTGGACACGGTCTTCGAGCAGGCCTTCGGCGGCTATCCGAGCGACATCGTGATCCGCCCCGTGGTGGTCCACGCCGACGCGGGCCGCGCGCTGGTCGCGGCCGCCGACCGTCCGACCGACCTGCTGGTGCTGGACAGGGGCCACCATGGCAGGCTCCACCACGCCCTGCACGGCTCGGTGGCCCGCTACTGCCGCGCCCACGCGGCGTGCGAGGGCTGGTGGTATCGCCCTCCGAACTCCTGGAAAGCCTGGAACTCACCGTACGTCGGGTCGGCGACCTTCGTCGCCGACCCGACCGGCCCTTCTCGGCCTGGCAGGCCGAGGTGCTGCAGGAGGGTCAGACCGAGGAGGCGGCTGCCTCCGCCGGCACCTCCCGCACGGTGGCCGTCGCGGGCTTCGGGCTGAGGAGCCGCTCGGCGAGGTGGCCGAACAGGAGGCCGAAGGACGCCCACAGGGTGAGCTGGATGCCGAGCGCCGCGAGGCGGAACTGCCAGAGCAGCGTGGCCGAGAAGTCCTCGGGCACCTCGTTCACCGCGGGGAGGAACGCGTACGCGAGGCCGGCCGCCACGCTGAAGGCGAGCACGGCCACCACGGTGGCGTACCAGGTGCCCAGACGCGGCGCGAGGCGCTTGCCGACGATCACGGCGGCGACCGCCAGCAGCACGCTGAGCGCCATCATCAGGAAGTACAGCGTGGTGCGCTTCCCGATCGTCTCCGGGTCACCGATCGACGGCGGGTTGGCGGGGTACTTGAGGAACGGCACGACGTAGACCGCGAGCAGCGCCGCTCCGGAGAGCAGGGCGGCCGTCGCCCGCGGGGTGAAGCGGCCGACCCGCCCGAGGGCGAAGCAGAACGCGAGAGCGGCGAAGCCGCCGAGCGAGACGCCGTAGATCAGGACACCGGTGGCCAGTCCGGCGGTCGACTGCAGCGTGCGGCTGACGAGTTCCATCCCGTGCTCGGCGGAGTGCGCGTCCTCGTAGGCGATGGCGGCGTCCACCCTCGGCTCGCCCAGCAGGTAGGCGACGACGAGGGCGAGCAGGCCGGCACCGAGGCCGGCGAGCATGCCACGGACCAGCAGGGATCTGACGGTTGCGGAGTTCATGCGGGGTTTCCCCGTTCTCAGTGGCAGGGGAAACCGAGCAGGTGGCGACCGTCGTGCACCCACTCGTGCACGTCCTCGCCGGAGATGAGGGAGGTGGCGCCCTGCTCGGCGCCGACGAAGTAGATCAGGGTCATCATCAGGATGCCGAAGAACACCGCCCAGGGCACGATCGCCTTGACGGGCAGGGTGAGGGGGGCGGAAACGGCTGCGGGGGCAGCAGACTGTGCCATGACAGGACCTCCTCGGGAACTCGCGTCCCGCTAGATGGTGCATGGACGACGGCATCGGGTCTGACTCCCCGGGAGGCACCACCCTGTGGGGGCGGAGTTCTCCGGGCTTACAGTGGCGCGACCGTGCCGGATTCTCACCGGGCTTCCGTCATACCGTCGTCATATCGAGCTGAAAGTACCGTCAACTGTCGGCGACGCCAAGAGCGTACGGACGGCGTGAATCGCCGGGGGACGCCGGGAGCGCGCGCCCGAGCGCCGGGCGGGCGGAGCGATCTCCGGGCGCCG encodes:
- a CDS encoding CbtA family protein, which gives rise to MNSATVRSLLVRGMLAGLGAGLLALVVAYLLGEPRVDAAIAYEDAHSAEHGMELVSRTLQSTAGLATGVLIYGVSLGGFAALAFCFALGRVGRFTPRATAALLSGAALLAVYVVPFLKYPANPPSIGDPETIGKRTTLYFLMMALSVLLAVAAVIVGKRLAPRLGTWYATVVAVLAFSVAAGLAYAFLPAVNEVPEDFSATLLWQFRLAALGIQLTLWASFGLLFGHLAERLLSPKPATATVREVPAEAAASSV
- a CDS encoding universal stress protein, translating into MDEGSRDERRGRRIVVGVSGSLGSLAALHRAAAEARRTDAGVLAVLAWTPPGGEIGYLRSPCPPLPALWWERAEARLGEALDEAFGGAPLGVRLSSQVIRGDSGHALVHTADRPDDLLVVGAGSGWLRRGLRPSVSAYCVKHAACPVLAVPRPTLQRELETFRRRNAWHLPTEPAPSR
- a CDS encoding CbtB domain-containing protein, producing MAQSAAPAAVSAPLTLPVKAIVPWAVFFGILMMTLIYFVGAEQGATSLISGEDVHEWVHDGRHLLGFPCH
- a CDS encoding universal stress protein, which gives rise to MIENARVIVGVNGSLSSPAAVYRAVEEAGRRNAVLVPVIAWSGTDHEQLRPLPELEHAVRKRLDTVFEQAFGGYPSDIVIRPVVVHADAGRALVAAADRPTDLLVLDRGHHGRLHHALHGSVARYCRAHAACEGWWYRPPNSWKAWNSPYVGSATFVADPTGPSRPGRPRCCRRVRPRRRLPPPAPPARWPSRASG
- a CDS encoding Lrp/AsnC family transcriptional regulator, encoding MVTAHRAPARPDEVDLRLLRAVRAEVDPRALGRPLQALARVTQGPVPLDFEQLAARIPAVQSGLALAGEADLELQLACVDQDELQAVVAELRRSGAARVRIELVLRRLVPAAARTPVVPLARSAAS